The following proteins are encoded in a genomic region of Triticum dicoccoides isolate Atlit2015 ecotype Zavitan chromosome 1B, WEW_v2.0, whole genome shotgun sequence:
- the LOC119334599 gene encoding uncharacterized protein LOC119334599: MAGSTAVLAAILLIDIVAFGLAIGAEQSRPSASLETDARKEWTYCVYRPDAATGMAGAALALLLVGQAVAAVASRCFCCGAALRPGGARGCALMLFPSSWLTFLIAEACLLAGLVQSAYHTGYRTVIFENPPDCETVRRGTFGAGAAFALITGVLTGFYYYNFSKARVAYQRPEAAIGMSRYS; encoded by the exons ATGGCCGGCTCCACCGCGGTGCTGGCCGCCATCCTGCTCATCGACATCGTCGCCTTCGGCCTCGCCATCGGCGCCGAGCAGAGCCGCCCCTCG GCGAGCCTGGAGACGGACGCGAGGAAGGAGTGGACCTACTGCGTGTACCGCCCGGACGCGGCCACCGGGATGGCCGGCGCCGCGCTCGCCCTGCTGCTCGTCGGCCAGGCGGTGGCGGCCGTCGCCAGCCGCTGCTTCTGCTGCGGCGCCGCGCTCCGACCCGGCGGCGCCCGCGGCTGCGCCCTCATGCTCTTCCCCTCCTCCTG GCTGACATTTCTCATTGCGGAGGCGTGCTTGCTGGCTGGGCTGGTGCAGTCCGCCTACCACACCGGCTACCGCACAGTGATATTTGAGAACCCACCGGACTGCGAGACGGTGCGTCGAGGCACGTTTGGGGCCGGCGCGGCCTTTGCCTTGATCACCGGTGTGCTCACCGGGTTCTACTACTACAACTTCTCCAAGGCGCGGGTGGCCTACCAACGACCGGAGGCCGCCATCGGCATGAGCCGGTATAGCTGA